The Henckelia pumila isolate YLH828 chromosome 2, ASM3356847v2, whole genome shotgun sequence genome includes a window with the following:
- the LOC140881476 gene encoding serine/threonine protein phosphatase 2A 55 kDa regulatory subunit B beta isoform-like isoform X1: protein MNGEEVASAVASPLTPLEWKFSQVFGELALGEEVQEADVISTLEFNKSGDRLATGDRGGRVVLFDQIYVKEHGGNRRNLERMDYSVSRHPEFRYKTEFQSHEPEFDYLKSLEIEEKVSKIRWCQTTNGALFLLSSNEKTIKLWKVQEKKVKKVLDMNIGSSKSAGNVSAASSRTSSGPKQYFTFSSFPDCSYNCLSDDLSFPPGGIPSLRLPVVVVSGETRIVAKSRRVYAHAHDYHINSISNNSDGETFISADDLRINLWNLEVSNQSFNIVDIKPANMEELTEVITSAVFHPTHCNMLAYSSSKGSIRLFDLRESALCDSHSKIFKERAPGSRTFFTEIVASISDIKFAKDGRYILSRDFMTLKLWDVNMDSGPVATLQVHEHLKPKLCDLYENDSIFDKFECCLSGDGQRAATGSYSNMFRVFGCALGSTEATFLEATKNPMRRFVQSPSRPSRSLCSSFTQVVRRGAESPGLNASGNLFDSTKKLLHLAWHPSENSVACASANSLYMYHA, encoded by the exons ATGAATGGTGAAGAGGTGGCATCAGCTGTGGCAAGCCCACTTACGCCGCTGGAATGGAAATTCTCTCAGGTTTTCGGCGAGCTGGCGCTCGGGGAAGAAGTACAAGAAG CTGACGTCATATCCACCCTTGAATTCAACAAAAGTGGAGACCGTCTGGCTACTGGTGATCGTGGTGGAAGGGTGGTGTTATTTGACCAGATCTATGTTAAAGAA CATGGTGGAAATCGAAGAAATTTGGAGAGGATGGACTATTCAGTTAGTCGACATCCAGAGTTTCGTTACAAAACTGAATTTCAGAGCCATGAACCGGAG TTTGACTATCTCAAGAGTTTAGAAATTGAGGAGAAAGTCAGCAAGATTCGATGGTGCCAGACAACAAACGGAGCCCTTTTTCTTCTGTCCTCAAATGAAAAAACCATTAAGTTGTGGAAG GTCCAAGAAAAGAAAGTCAAGAAAGTACTTGATATGAACATTGGCTCATCAAAATCTGCCGGAAATGTGTCAGCTGCAAGTTCCAGAACTTCTTCTGGTCCTAAGCAGTATTTCACTTTTAGCAGCTTTCCAGATTGTTCTTACAACTGTTTGAGTGATGACTTGTCCTTTCCACCTGGAGGCATCCCCTCACTTCGATTGCCAGTGGTA GTCGTAAGCGGTGAAACCCGTATTGTTGCAAAATCGAGGAGAGTATATGCTCATGCGCATGACTATCATATAAATTCTATCTCAAACAACAG TGATGGTGAAACATTTATATCAGCTGATGATCTGCGAATAAATCTTTGGAATTTAGAAGTTAGCAATCAAAGCTTCAACATTGTTGATATAAAACCTGCAAATATGGAAGAGCTGACTG AGGTGATAACATCAGCGGTGTTTCATCCTACTCATTGCAACATGTTAGCTTATAGTAGTTCGAAAGGATCAATCCGTCTCTTTGATTTACGGGAATCTGCCCTATGTGACTCACATTCTAAAAT ATTTAAGGAACGGGCACCTGGCTCAAGGACATTTTTCACTGAGATAGTTGCTTCAATTTCTGATATTAAGTTTGCGAAGGATGGAAGATACATACTGAGTCGTGATTTCATGACTCTTAAG TTGTGGGATGTTAATATGGATTCTGGTCCAGTAGCAACCTTACAGGTTCACGAGCATTTGAAACCTAAG CTTTGTGACTTGTACGAGAATGATTCCATATTCGACAAATTTGAATGCTGCCTCAGTGGTGATGGTCAACGGGCGGCAACAGGTTCTTACAG CAATATGTTCCGCGTGTTTGGTTGTGCTTTGGGAAGTACTGAAGCAACTTTTCTGGAAGCAACCAAAAATCCAATGAG AAGGTTCGTCCAGAGCCCTTCAAGACCTTCGAGATCACTCTGCAGTAGCTTCACGCAAGTCGTGAGACGAG GTGCAGAAAGTCCTGGACTGAATGCCAGTGGAAATTTATTTGATTCCACTAAAAAGCTGCTCCACCTGGCATGGCACCCATCAGAAAACTCAGTCGCATGCGCCTCTGCGAATAGTCTGTACATGTATCATGCATAA
- the LOC140881476 gene encoding serine/threonine protein phosphatase 2A 55 kDa regulatory subunit B beta isoform-like isoform X2 — MNGEEVASAVASPLTPLEWKFSQVFGELALGEEVQEADVISTLEFNKSGDRLATGDRGGRVVLFDQIYVKEHGGNRRNLERMDYSVSRHPEFRYKTEFQSHEPEFDYLKSLEIEEKVSKIRWCQTTNGALFLLSSNEKTIKLWKVQEKKVKKVLDMNIGSSKSAGNVSAASSRTSSGPKQYFTFSSFPDCSYNCLSDDLSFPPGGIPSLRLPVVVSGETRIVAKSRRVYAHAHDYHINSISNNSDGETFISADDLRINLWNLEVSNQSFNIVDIKPANMEELTEVITSAVFHPTHCNMLAYSSSKGSIRLFDLRESALCDSHSKIFKERAPGSRTFFTEIVASISDIKFAKDGRYILSRDFMTLKLWDVNMDSGPVATLQVHEHLKPKLCDLYENDSIFDKFECCLSGDGQRAATGSYSNMFRVFGCALGSTEATFLEATKNPMRRFVQSPSRPSRSLCSSFTQVVRRGAESPGLNASGNLFDSTKKLLHLAWHPSENSVACASANSLYMYHA, encoded by the exons ATGAATGGTGAAGAGGTGGCATCAGCTGTGGCAAGCCCACTTACGCCGCTGGAATGGAAATTCTCTCAGGTTTTCGGCGAGCTGGCGCTCGGGGAAGAAGTACAAGAAG CTGACGTCATATCCACCCTTGAATTCAACAAAAGTGGAGACCGTCTGGCTACTGGTGATCGTGGTGGAAGGGTGGTGTTATTTGACCAGATCTATGTTAAAGAA CATGGTGGAAATCGAAGAAATTTGGAGAGGATGGACTATTCAGTTAGTCGACATCCAGAGTTTCGTTACAAAACTGAATTTCAGAGCCATGAACCGGAG TTTGACTATCTCAAGAGTTTAGAAATTGAGGAGAAAGTCAGCAAGATTCGATGGTGCCAGACAACAAACGGAGCCCTTTTTCTTCTGTCCTCAAATGAAAAAACCATTAAGTTGTGGAAG GTCCAAGAAAAGAAAGTCAAGAAAGTACTTGATATGAACATTGGCTCATCAAAATCTGCCGGAAATGTGTCAGCTGCAAGTTCCAGAACTTCTTCTGGTCCTAAGCAGTATTTCACTTTTAGCAGCTTTCCAGATTGTTCTTACAACTGTTTGAGTGATGACTTGTCCTTTCCACCTGGAGGCATCCCCTCACTTCGATTGCCAGTG GTCGTAAGCGGTGAAACCCGTATTGTTGCAAAATCGAGGAGAGTATATGCTCATGCGCATGACTATCATATAAATTCTATCTCAAACAACAG TGATGGTGAAACATTTATATCAGCTGATGATCTGCGAATAAATCTTTGGAATTTAGAAGTTAGCAATCAAAGCTTCAACATTGTTGATATAAAACCTGCAAATATGGAAGAGCTGACTG AGGTGATAACATCAGCGGTGTTTCATCCTACTCATTGCAACATGTTAGCTTATAGTAGTTCGAAAGGATCAATCCGTCTCTTTGATTTACGGGAATCTGCCCTATGTGACTCACATTCTAAAAT ATTTAAGGAACGGGCACCTGGCTCAAGGACATTTTTCACTGAGATAGTTGCTTCAATTTCTGATATTAAGTTTGCGAAGGATGGAAGATACATACTGAGTCGTGATTTCATGACTCTTAAG TTGTGGGATGTTAATATGGATTCTGGTCCAGTAGCAACCTTACAGGTTCACGAGCATTTGAAACCTAAG CTTTGTGACTTGTACGAGAATGATTCCATATTCGACAAATTTGAATGCTGCCTCAGTGGTGATGGTCAACGGGCGGCAACAGGTTCTTACAG CAATATGTTCCGCGTGTTTGGTTGTGCTTTGGGAAGTACTGAAGCAACTTTTCTGGAAGCAACCAAAAATCCAATGAG AAGGTTCGTCCAGAGCCCTTCAAGACCTTCGAGATCACTCTGCAGTAGCTTCACGCAAGTCGTGAGACGAG GTGCAGAAAGTCCTGGACTGAATGCCAGTGGAAATTTATTTGATTCCACTAAAAAGCTGCTCCACCTGGCATGGCACCCATCAGAAAACTCAGTCGCATGCGCCTCTGCGAATAGTCTGTACATGTATCATGCATAA